A region from the Cryptosporangium arvum DSM 44712 genome encodes:
- a CDS encoding class I SAM-dependent methyltransferase: protein MTPPTDRPSHTDRDRAESFGPIAADYDRYRPECPDDLLADLVALNPADVLDVGCGTGKLAVPLRRAGLDVLGVEIDPRMAAVARAHGVPVEVSGFETWDDAGRRFDLVTSGNAWHWIDPVHGAQRAAALLRPGGTLVRSWTYAVLDDDALALLDGVYAAHTGVHTHASAAVDEDRPEPPRRGFGVTETRVYRWELSFTTAQWVGLIATFSDHQLLPDAERAALLATLTTAIDAAGGVLRGRGEAVALFTPRV from the coding sequence GTGACACCCCCCACGGACCGCCCCAGCCACACCGACCGGGACCGCGCCGAGTCGTTCGGCCCGATCGCCGCGGACTACGACCGGTACCGGCCGGAGTGCCCGGACGACCTGCTCGCCGACCTGGTCGCCCTGAACCCGGCGGACGTGCTCGACGTCGGCTGCGGCACCGGCAAGCTCGCGGTGCCGCTGCGGCGCGCCGGGCTGGACGTGCTCGGCGTCGAGATCGACCCGCGGATGGCCGCGGTGGCCCGCGCGCACGGCGTCCCGGTGGAGGTCTCCGGCTTCGAGACCTGGGACGACGCCGGGCGCCGGTTCGATCTGGTCACGTCGGGCAACGCGTGGCACTGGATCGACCCGGTGCACGGCGCGCAGCGGGCCGCCGCGCTGCTGCGACCCGGCGGAACACTGGTGCGGTCCTGGACCTACGCGGTGCTCGACGACGACGCGCTGGCGCTGCTGGACGGCGTGTACGCCGCGCACACCGGGGTGCACACGCACGCGTCGGCGGCGGTCGACGAGGACCGCCCCGAGCCACCGCGACGGGGGTTCGGGGTCACCGAGACCCGCGTCTACCGGTGGGAGCTGTCGTTCACGACCGCGCAGTGGGTGGGGCTGATCGCGACGTTCAGCGACCACCAGCTGCTCCCCGACGCCGAGCGGGCCGCGTTGCTGGCCACGCTGACGACCGCGATCGACGCCGCCGGCGGGGTGCTTCGGGGCCGCGGCGAAGCCGTCGCGCTCTTCACCCCGCGCGTCTGA
- a CDS encoding bifunctional NAD(P)/FAD-dependent oxidoreductase/class I SAM-dependent methyltransferase yields the protein MTTYDAVVVGGGAAGLAGAVALGRARRTVLVVDAGEQRNLPAEGVHNFLTRDGMPPAELAAAGRKEAESYGVHVVAGRVEAAEPDGDAFRVTLDDGTVIGAARLLLATGVTDELPPIPGLAGRWGRDLLHCPYCHGWEVRDRALGILSTGPFAVEQALLWRQWSADVTLFLHTGPEPTDEQYAQLAARGIAVVDGEITGIATEDDRLIGVRLGDRVIARDALVAATTMHATLAGLEGLGLVLEDLQRDGVTIGTFLKADPTGKTDVPGVYAAGNLTMPPGQVIAAAAAGTMAGAMINFDLVARDTRAAVEASAAGGDRNVASGHRHDVEGAMDDELARTWDERYREDDKIWSGEPNVALVKEVTDLTPGRVLDLGCGEGGDAVWFARQGWTVTAADISQVALERAARHATDAGVADRIDFQRHNFAVSFPDGEFDLVSAQFLHSWGDMPREEILRRAAAAVAPGGVLLIEGHSGTPHWEDAPEHQHQEPHGHGEQHGHGEHPLPSPDEVIASLNLPEDEWEVLVVDEHARTRTFPDGRTIHHVDNTVKMRRRVPSNG from the coding sequence ATGACGACATACGACGCAGTGGTGGTGGGTGGCGGCGCGGCCGGACTGGCCGGTGCGGTGGCCCTGGGCCGGGCCCGCCGGACGGTTCTGGTGGTCGACGCCGGTGAACAGCGCAACCTGCCCGCGGAGGGCGTCCACAACTTCCTGACCCGCGACGGCATGCCGCCGGCCGAGCTGGCCGCGGCCGGCCGCAAGGAAGCCGAGTCCTACGGCGTGCACGTGGTAGCGGGCCGGGTCGAGGCGGCCGAACCCGACGGCGACGCGTTCCGGGTCACGCTCGACGACGGCACCGTGATCGGCGCGGCCCGGCTGCTGCTGGCCACCGGGGTCACCGACGAGCTCCCCCCGATCCCCGGCCTGGCCGGCCGCTGGGGCCGGGACCTGCTGCACTGCCCGTACTGCCACGGCTGGGAGGTCCGCGACCGGGCGCTGGGCATCCTCTCGACCGGGCCGTTCGCCGTCGAGCAGGCGCTGCTGTGGCGGCAGTGGAGCGCCGACGTGACGCTGTTCCTGCACACCGGCCCCGAACCCACCGACGAGCAGTACGCGCAGCTGGCCGCGCGCGGCATCGCGGTCGTCGACGGAGAGATCACCGGGATCGCCACCGAGGACGACCGGCTGATCGGGGTGCGCCTCGGGGACCGGGTCATCGCACGCGACGCGCTGGTCGCCGCGACGACGATGCACGCGACGCTGGCCGGACTGGAGGGCCTGGGGCTGGTCCTCGAGGACCTGCAACGCGACGGCGTCACGATCGGGACGTTCCTCAAGGCCGACCCCACCGGCAAGACCGACGTGCCGGGCGTCTACGCGGCCGGGAACCTGACGATGCCCCCCGGGCAGGTGATCGCGGCCGCGGCGGCCGGCACGATGGCCGGCGCGATGATCAACTTCGACCTGGTCGCGCGGGACACGCGGGCCGCGGTGGAGGCGTCGGCGGCGGGCGGCGACCGTAACGTGGCGTCCGGGCACCGGCACGACGTGGAGGGGGCCATGGACGACGAGCTGGCACGCACCTGGGACGAGCGGTACCGCGAGGACGACAAGATCTGGAGCGGCGAACCCAACGTCGCGCTGGTCAAGGAAGTCACCGACCTGACCCCGGGCCGGGTGCTGGACCTGGGCTGCGGCGAGGGCGGGGACGCGGTGTGGTTCGCCCGGCAGGGCTGGACGGTCACCGCGGCCGACATCTCGCAGGTCGCGCTGGAGCGGGCCGCGCGGCACGCCACCGACGCCGGGGTCGCCGACCGGATCGACTTCCAGCGGCACAACTTCGCGGTGTCGTTCCCCGACGGCGAGTTCGACCTGGTGTCGGCGCAGTTCCTGCACTCGTGGGGCGACATGCCCCGGGAGGAGATCCTGCGGCGCGCCGCGGCGGCGGTGGCCCCGGGCGGGGTGCTGCTGATCGAAGGGCACTCCGGCACACCGCACTGGGAAGACGCCCCCGAGCACCAGCACCAGGAGCCGCACGGCCACGGGGAGCAGCACGGCCACGGGGAGCACCCGCTGCCCTCACCCGACGAGGTCATCGCCTCCCTGAACCTGCCCGAGGACGAGTGGGAGGTGCTCGTCGTCGACGAGCACGCACGCACCCGCACCTTCCCCGACGGGCGCACCATCCACCACGTCGACAACACGGTCAAGATGCGCCGGCGGGTACCGTCGAACGGGTGA
- a CDS encoding helix-turn-helix domain-containing protein, giving the protein MSDDFDPVLTAVGPRLRALRAQRGTTLTDLSEATGISVSTLSRLESGQRKPTLELLLPLARVHQVQLDELVGAPTTGDPRVHLRPYTVHGRTTIPLSQHLGGLRAYKQIIPPTPAGVDVTEQRVHEGYEWLYVLSGTLRLILGEHDLTLGVGEVVEFDCRTPHAISNPGPAAAEILALFGPQGERLHVRARPA; this is encoded by the coding sequence ATGAGCGACGACTTCGATCCCGTCCTGACCGCCGTCGGACCGCGGCTGCGTGCCCTGCGCGCCCAGCGCGGCACGACGCTCACCGACCTGTCGGAAGCCACCGGCATCTCGGTGAGCACGCTCTCGCGCCTGGAGTCCGGGCAGCGCAAACCCACCCTCGAACTGCTGCTGCCGCTCGCCCGGGTGCACCAGGTGCAGCTCGACGAACTCGTCGGCGCCCCCACCACCGGTGACCCGCGCGTCCACCTGCGGCCCTACACCGTGCACGGGCGCACCACGATCCCGCTCTCCCAGCACCTCGGGGGGCTGCGCGCGTACAAACAGATCATTCCGCCGACGCCGGCCGGGGTGGACGTCACCGAGCAGCGCGTCCACGAGGGCTACGAATGGCTCTACGTGCTGTCCGGGACGCTGCGGCTCATCCTCGGCGAACACGACCTGACCCTCGGCGTCGGCGAGGTCGTGGAGTTCGACTGCCGCACCCCGCACGCGATCAGCAACCCCGGCCCGGCCGCCGCGGAGATCCTCGCCTTGTTCGGCCCGCAGGGTGAACGCCTGCACGTGCGGGCCCGCCCGGCTTAA
- a CDS encoding winged helix-turn-helix transcriptional regulator, with product MRETDDPELACPVAPVVDLVFSRWTTPILWALHTYGRQRFVHLERRLSSITPKVLTQRLRQLERDGLVTRTYHPEVPPRVEYEITPLGQSLAPLFAGLADWSEANLPKVHEARAAFDAR from the coding sequence ATGCGTGAGACCGACGACCCGGAGTTGGCGTGCCCGGTCGCGCCGGTGGTGGATCTGGTGTTCAGCCGGTGGACGACGCCGATCCTGTGGGCGTTGCACACCTACGGGCGGCAACGCTTCGTGCACCTGGAACGGCGGCTGAGCTCGATCACGCCGAAGGTGCTGACGCAGCGGCTGCGTCAGCTCGAACGCGACGGGCTGGTGACCCGCACCTACCACCCGGAGGTGCCGCCGCGGGTGGAGTACGAGATCACGCCGCTCGGGCAGAGCCTCGCGCCGCTGTTCGCGGGCCTGGCCGACTGGTCGGAGGCGAACCTGCCGAAGGTGCACGAGGCGCGGGCGGCGTTCGACGCGCGTTAA
- a CDS encoding NAD(P)H-binding protein, which yields MIVITGATGTVGRPLVQTLIDAGHAVTAVARTVPTGVAADLARPETLRPALDGADAIFLLIAGDLLVDAGEPDALLETITAAGVRRVVLLSSQAARTRPSAPSHSRLRAYEDALRRTAAEWTVLRPGGFASNTFAWVPSVRAARAVAAPFADVALPVVDPADITAVAAAVLTGDGHAGRAYELTGPAAISPREQTAALAAALGEPVAFTELTRADARAAMLAFMPGPVVEGTLDILGRPAPDEQRVSPDVERVLGRPPRSYAEWAAAAIDAFR from the coding sequence ATGATCGTGATCACCGGGGCGACCGGCACCGTCGGACGCCCGCTCGTACAGACCCTGATCGACGCCGGGCACGCCGTCACCGCCGTCGCCCGCACCGTCCCCACGGGAGTCGCCGCGGACCTCGCGCGCCCCGAGACCCTCCGCCCGGCCCTCGACGGCGCCGACGCGATATTCCTGCTGATCGCCGGTGACCTGCTCGTCGACGCCGGCGAGCCCGACGCTCTGCTCGAGACCATCACGGCCGCCGGGGTGCGCCGGGTCGTGCTCCTCTCCTCGCAGGCGGCACGCACCCGCCCGTCCGCGCCGTCACACTCCCGGCTACGGGCCTATGAGGACGCCCTGCGCCGCACCGCGGCGGAGTGGACGGTGCTGCGGCCCGGCGGGTTCGCGTCGAACACGTTCGCGTGGGTGCCGTCGGTGCGGGCCGCGCGCGCGGTCGCGGCCCCGTTCGCCGACGTGGCACTGCCGGTCGTCGACCCGGCCGACATCACCGCCGTCGCCGCGGCGGTCCTCACCGGCGACGGGCACGCGGGCCGGGCCTACGAGCTCACCGGCCCGGCCGCGATCAGCCCGCGGGAGCAGACCGCGGCCCTGGCCGCCGCGCTCGGCGAACCGGTGGCGTTCACCGAACTGACCCGCGCCGACGCCCGCGCCGCGATGCTGGCGTTCATGCCCGGACCGGTCGTCGAGGGCACCCTCGACATCCTCGGCCGCCCGGCCCCCGACGAGCAGCGGGTCAGCCCGGACGTCGAACGGGTCCTCGGCCGACCGCCCCGCTCCTACGCCGAGTGGGCCGCCGCCGCCATCGACGCGTTCCGCTAG
- a CDS encoding thioesterase family protein produces MDAFYRDLGDGRFESSTATAGPWSAALQHAGPPSGLIGAVMERHAPREGFRIARVTLDIPRPVPVAELSVEVTTISSTARTELLDAQISAAGRTVMRARAWRVLAAPADTPPLRHGPPASPLPDVATPAPMAAGAHVAGYLSAMEWRFVSGGGFTEAGPGEAWGRQRIPLIADAEDSPLTRALTIADTNWAVGSELDFVGRLVINTDVTVALHRDPVGEWLCLRAETVASPGGSGLATGRLDDRSGDCGRILQTLLVADRT; encoded by the coding sequence GTGGACGCGTTCTACCGGGATCTGGGTGACGGCCGGTTCGAGAGCAGCACGGCGACGGCGGGGCCGTGGAGCGCTGCTCTCCAGCACGCCGGGCCGCCGTCGGGGCTGATCGGTGCGGTGATGGAGCGGCACGCGCCGCGGGAGGGGTTCCGGATCGCGCGGGTGACGCTCGACATCCCGCGGCCGGTGCCGGTCGCGGAACTGTCGGTGGAGGTCACCACGATCAGCTCGACGGCGCGCACCGAGCTGCTCGACGCGCAGATCAGTGCGGCCGGGCGCACGGTGATGCGGGCGCGCGCGTGGCGGGTGCTGGCCGCGCCCGCCGACACGCCGCCGCTGCGTCACGGGCCGCCGGCGTCGCCGCTTCCGGACGTGGCGACGCCGGCGCCGATGGCCGCCGGCGCGCACGTCGCCGGGTACCTCTCGGCGATGGAGTGGCGGTTCGTGTCCGGGGGTGGGTTCACCGAGGCCGGCCCCGGGGAGGCGTGGGGACGGCAGCGGATCCCGCTGATCGCCGACGCGGAGGATTCGCCGCTGACCCGGGCACTGACGATCGCCGACACGAACTGGGCGGTCGGCTCCGAACTGGATTTCGTGGGGCGGCTGGTGATCAACACCGACGTGACGGTGGCGTTGCACCGCGACCCGGTCGGTGAGTGGCTGTGCCTGCGGGCCGAGACGGTCGCCAGCCCGGGTGGGTCCGGGCTGGCGACCGGCCGGCTGGACGACCGGTCCGGTGACTGCGGGCGGATCCTGCAGACGCTGCTGGTGGCCGACCGGACCTAG
- the trpS gene encoding tryptophan--tRNA ligase, translating to MLSIGRSSSPRGPFPVDRVMSGDRPTGALHLGHYFGTLHNRVLLQRGGAELTVLIADYQVLTDRDAARDLPGHVDGLVLDYLAAGIDPSTTIVAHSALPALNQLLLPFLSLISVSELERNPTVKDEIAQSRRAVNGLMFTYPAHQAADILFGKSTLVPVGQDQLPHLELTRTIARRFNDRYAPVFPVPEALLSAAPLLLGTDGTKMSKSRGNAIAIGASADETARLIRGTKTDADRHITYRPDTRPEVSSLVLLAALCLDRDPDAVAADVGPGGAAALKNVVIDAVNDYFAPIRARRASYAADRGFVREILRAGAQRAGAVAEATLAEVRTAMGMAY from the coding sequence TTGCTGTCCATCGGACGGTCCTCTTCTCCGAGAGGACCCTTTCCCGTGGACCGTGTGATGAGCGGTGACCGGCCGACCGGGGCGCTGCACCTCGGGCACTACTTCGGCACGCTGCACAACCGTGTGCTCCTGCAACGCGGCGGCGCCGAGCTGACCGTGCTGATCGCCGACTATCAGGTGCTCACCGACCGCGACGCCGCCCGTGACCTGCCCGGGCACGTCGACGGGCTGGTGCTGGACTACCTGGCGGCCGGTATCGACCCGTCGACGACGATCGTCGCCCACAGCGCGCTGCCGGCGCTCAACCAGCTGCTGCTGCCGTTCCTGAGCCTGATCTCGGTGTCCGAGCTGGAACGCAACCCCACCGTCAAGGACGAGATCGCCCAGTCGCGGCGGGCGGTGAACGGGTTGATGTTCACCTACCCCGCGCACCAGGCCGCCGACATCCTGTTCGGCAAGTCGACGCTGGTTCCGGTCGGGCAGGACCAGTTGCCGCACCTGGAGCTGACCCGCACGATCGCGCGCCGGTTCAACGACCGGTACGCGCCGGTGTTCCCGGTGCCGGAGGCGCTGCTCTCGGCGGCGCCGCTGCTGCTGGGCACCGACGGGACGAAGATGAGCAAGAGCCGGGGCAACGCGATCGCGATCGGCGCGAGCGCGGACGAGACCGCGCGGCTGATCCGCGGCACGAAGACCGACGCCGACCGGCACATCACCTACCGGCCGGACACCCGGCCGGAGGTGTCGAGCCTGGTGCTGCTGGCCGCGTTGTGCCTCGACCGCGACCCGGACGCGGTGGCGGCCGACGTCGGGCCGGGCGGCGCCGCGGCGTTGAAGAACGTCGTGATCGACGCGGTCAACGACTACTTCGCGCCGATCCGGGCCCGCCGCGCGTCCTATGCGGCCGACCGGGGTTTCGTGCGCGAGATCCTGCGGGCCGGGGCGCAGCGGGCCGGTGCGGTGGCCGAGGCCACGCTGGCGGAGGTGCGCACCGCCATGGGGATGGCGTATTGA
- a CDS encoding epoxide hydrolase family protein: MIAEFRIDVPRTDLDDLADRLARTRWTPSLPGPGWQRGVPVDYLRDLAGYWARGYDWRAAEAELNAHPQYTTDVDGQRLHFLHVRSPRADALPLLLVHGWPGSVVEFLDVIGPLREDFHLVIPSLPGFGFSGPLSEPGWGIERIADAFAELMGRLGYERYGVQGGDFGAVITPAMGRRHPGNVVGVHVNAATGGFMAPGRVEPDDTFTAVEKQRLALSRHYRREGNGYFKQQATKPQTLAFGLHDSPVGQLAWIVEKFYEWTHGEGIPVGRDRLLTNVMVYWVTGTAASSANLYYEVLHTAGLRPAGRSPVPTGVAVFAEDMAIRRFAEQVNTITHWTDFDTGGHFAALEVPELLVADIRAFFATL; encoded by the coding sequence ATGATCGCGGAGTTCCGGATCGACGTTCCCCGAACCGACCTCGACGACCTCGCCGACCGCCTGGCCCGCACCCGCTGGACCCCGTCGCTGCCCGGCCCCGGCTGGCAGCGGGGCGTCCCCGTCGACTATCTGCGTGACCTGGCCGGCTACTGGGCCCGCGGCTACGACTGGCGGGCCGCCGAAGCCGAGCTCAACGCCCATCCGCAGTACACGACCGACGTCGACGGGCAGCGCCTGCATTTCCTGCACGTGCGCTCGCCGCGGGCCGACGCGCTGCCGCTGCTGCTGGTGCACGGCTGGCCCGGGTCGGTGGTGGAGTTCCTCGACGTCATCGGACCGCTCCGCGAGGACTTCCACCTGGTGATCCCGTCGTTACCGGGGTTCGGGTTCTCCGGGCCGCTGTCGGAGCCCGGCTGGGGCATCGAGCGGATCGCCGACGCGTTCGCCGAGCTCATGGGGCGCCTGGGTTACGAACGCTACGGCGTGCAGGGCGGCGACTTCGGGGCGGTGATCACCCCGGCGATGGGCCGCCGGCACCCCGGCAACGTCGTCGGGGTGCACGTCAACGCGGCCACCGGCGGGTTCATGGCGCCCGGGCGCGTCGAGCCCGACGACACGTTCACGGCGGTGGAGAAGCAGCGGCTGGCGTTGTCGCGGCACTACCGGCGCGAAGGCAACGGCTACTTCAAACAGCAGGCCACGAAACCGCAGACGCTCGCCTTCGGGCTGCACGACTCCCCGGTCGGGCAGCTCGCGTGGATCGTGGAGAAGTTCTACGAGTGGACGCACGGCGAGGGCATCCCCGTCGGCCGCGACCGGCTGCTCACCAACGTGATGGTGTACTGGGTGACCGGCACCGCCGCCTCGTCGGCGAACCTGTACTACGAGGTGCTGCACACCGCGGGCCTGCGGCCGGCCGGGAGGTCCCCGGTGCCGACGGGGGTGGCGGTGTTCGCCGAGGACATGGCGATCCGCCGGTTCGCCGAGCAGGTCAACACGATCACCCACTGGACCGATTTCGACACCGGCGGGCACTTCGCCGCGCTCGAGGTGCCGGAGTTATTGGTGGCGGACATCCGCGCGTTCTTCGCTACGCTGTGA
- a CDS encoding FAD-dependent oxidoreductase, translating to MEHHPIVIVGAGLGGLTAARVLHHHGVPAVVYDRAPHPDDRRRGVLDLHPASGGAALRAAGLQREVAAITTPGGGALRILDAAGARHYEQHADAVPDRPEVDRRALRALLVGSLPPGTVRWGAEVTGVRPLDGGRHEVRIAGAPPVSSGVLVGADGGWSRIRPLVSAAEPTSTGSTYVELTLFDADARHPVAAAVAGPGLTLALGDGRGLICHRDADGSLQVYAALAVPDRWAPADLRAALLAAFDGWHEGLRALVAEAGGPLVARGIHTLPAGHRWPRTPGVTLLGDAAHLMAPFACDGANQAMLDGAELAAALVGHPNDPEAALGAYEELLFPRASAAAAEAAAMFAVCFRADAPRGLVDLLTSSEQLVTVDA from the coding sequence ATGGAGCATCATCCGATCGTGATCGTCGGTGCGGGGCTCGGTGGGCTGACCGCCGCCCGCGTCCTGCACCACCACGGTGTGCCCGCCGTGGTCTACGACCGGGCCCCTCATCCCGACGATCGCCGCCGCGGTGTGCTCGACCTGCACCCGGCCTCGGGCGGGGCCGCGCTGCGGGCGGCCGGGCTGCAGCGGGAGGTCGCGGCGATCACCACGCCCGGCGGTGGTGCGCTGCGCATCCTCGACGCCGCCGGCGCCCGGCACTACGAGCAGCACGCCGACGCCGTCCCCGACCGTCCCGAGGTCGACCGCCGCGCACTGCGTGCCCTGCTCGTCGGGTCGTTGCCGCCGGGCACCGTCCGGTGGGGCGCGGAGGTCACCGGGGTCCGGCCGCTGGACGGCGGCCGGCACGAGGTGCGTATCGCCGGTGCCCCACCGGTGAGCAGCGGTGTGCTGGTCGGGGCGGACGGCGGCTGGTCACGGATCCGCCCGCTGGTGTCGGCGGCCGAACCCACCTCCACCGGCTCGACGTACGTCGAGCTGACGCTGTTCGACGCCGACGCCCGCCACCCGGTGGCCGCGGCCGTCGCCGGGCCCGGGCTGACACTCGCCCTCGGCGACGGCCGGGGCCTGATCTGCCATCGCGACGCCGACGGGAGCCTGCAGGTGTACGCGGCGCTGGCCGTCCCCGACCGGTGGGCGCCCGCGGACCTGCGGGCCGCGCTGCTGGCGGCGTTCGACGGCTGGCACGAGGGTCTGCGCGCGCTGGTCGCGGAGGCCGGCGGCCCGCTGGTGGCGCGTGGCATCCACACGCTGCCGGCCGGGCACCGCTGGCCCCGCACCCCCGGGGTGACGCTGCTCGGCGATGCCGCGCACCTGATGGCGCCGTTCGCGTGCGACGGCGCGAACCAGGCGATGCTCGACGGCGCCGAGCTCGCCGCGGCGCTGGTGGGCCACCCGAACGACCCCGAGGCCGCGCTCGGCGCCTACGAGGAGCTGCTGTTCCCGCGGGCCTCCGCGGCCGCGGCCGAGGCGGCGGCGATGTTCGCGGTGTGCTTCCGTGCGGACGCCCCGCGGGGTCTGGTCGATCTGCTGACGTCCTCGGAGCAGCTCGTTACCGTCGACGCATGA